AGGCCTGTCGTCTTTTCGTCCTCTTGCTCTCACAGCTTCCAGTCCTTTTTTAGTTCATTCGCTTAATAAGTTGCTGCAAGTTCAGTGAATGCAATCATCCTGATAAAAAACATCTTACCCATCGCATCTTTCGTTGATATGTTCATATTGATAATATGTAAATCAATGCTGTTTTCATTTAACAACTGAGATAACTCAATTAACTGTTTCGTCGTACGTCCAAGGTGACCTAGTTTATATAACGAGAATATTTTCCTCATGTAAATAATCTAAACACTTATCAAATGTTGCTCTTTTGGTTTTACGACCACTCGCTTTTTCATTAAAAATGCGTTCACACTACATTCTTCCAGTGTAGCAATTTGTCCATCAAGACTTTGATCTTATGTGAATACACGTGCTTAATCAATTGTAGCCGTTTAAATACTACCTCTTTTAATCACTTTATCGCTACTTGGTAAGACACTTATATACTTATTAATGAAATCTAATTCTCGCTACAAATGAGAGATTCTGACAGCGTCTAAGAAGTCATATTTTTTGCCATTTTCATAATACAGGTTTAGAAACTAAAATATGTAAGAAAAACCTCTCACTTTTATAGTAAGAGGTTTTGTGTCAAAAACGAACGTTTTCTGGACATAAAATATAATAGATTTTTACGATTGGCAAATATGTCATTTTCCTTTTTATATTGCAGTGATTTCCCTTATTAAATTGCAAAAAAGGACGTATTAATACGTCCTTTCGTACTTATTTCTTTAATATTCTATATATTGTTGTCCTACTCAAACCTACCATTTTTGAAATTTCACTTGGTGTGTACGTCCGACTTGCGTATAATTGTTTGATATAATTTCGTTTATCTTCAGAAATTTGAGGACGCCCCCCCATATCTACTACGTTCTTTTGCAGCTTCTAATCCGTTCGTTGTTCTTTCTTTTAATAATATGTTTTCTGTTTCTGATAACATTTTAAATACTTCAATAAATAATTGACCTTCTTCAGTATTAGTATTTATGCTTAAATCAAGCACTTCTAAATAGATATCATATGGTAATATTCTATTTTCAAAAAATTCTATTAGTCTTTTTGGAGTGAATCCTAGTACTTCCAATTTTTCTATTACCAAAGTATCGTTAGTTTGCAACTCGTCTAAACAATGTTCAAGTTCTAGTTGTTCTTTGTAATAAACATTCACTTGTTCAGAATAAACTAAATTACACCTATTCATTAAGAGTTTAGTTATTTGAGTATCTAGATTTTGATCAGGATACGCTACACGTGCATAACCAATTTTTCGCACTTTATGATCCCTCCTAATTTATTCGTTTTCTCCTATTAATAAACCTTCACGTGCTGTTTCGATAACATCTACTGTTATCTTACTAAGTTCATTAATTTCCATAATACGTATTATTTGTGAAAACAGTCTTTGAACAAGTCTGAAATTACCATTTGTGATCTTTATAACCGTATTAATTGCTTCATAATCCTCAAAGTCTTCGTAGCTAACGGGAAGAGATAGCTCTTCCCATTTATATTCTAAAATATGTTTTAACTCATCATTTGTTAATTTATCAAATTGATGGCTGAACCCTATACGAGAGTACAATTGAGGGTATCTTGATAAACGTTTTTCAATTCCAGGCATACCTATTAAAATCATACCTATATCAAGTTGGTCATAAATATCTCTTATTATTTCTAATGTTTTGTAGTTTAACCGGTCTATCTCATCAATAATAATCAAATCAATTTCATAATTACCTGGTTGCAATCTAACAAGTTCTTCTAATCCATTAAACTCCTCTTGTTTTTTCAATGATCGATACCCAATTTTTCCTAATGTTAATTCACTAGCTAGGTTCAATAGTTCTTTATAAATTCTTGAAGGTCTAACAGGAGGTGCTGTATAAAAAATCGTTTTACAATTTAAAAATTGATCATCATCTACATTACTTCCTTTATCATCAGCTTTTTGAAACTCAGTAATGATTGGGTTTACATAGTCCCAATTAGCATAGTACTGTGCAGAAAAAGTTTTGCCTACCCCTGGATTCCCATAACAAACGCCCATGTATTTATACTTTGCACAATTATCACAAAATTCTTCAAAACGACGATATTGTTTCGTTTCAACAAAAATTTTATTAGTCATTTTATACCTCTTTAATTTTGACTTCTTTTGTTGATTACTTTGGTTGTCTCGTTTATCTAATCTTTCAGCTTGTATATTTCTAACCACTTGCTTTGTATTGACTATCGATTTACCTAAAATTCTTTTATTATTGGCACGTTGTCTCTCTATTTCCTTAATCCCTACACTTTGGTTTTCTAATTCATTACAATAAGCTACGCACAAGAATTCGTTATTTAGGTAGACTCTTACTTCAGAAATATCATTTGGGTCATAACGTATAAATACATCTTCAGTAATATAAGCAATTAAAGTAGTTGAAAAATATCTTAACCCTTTAAAATAAATCCCTTCTCTTCTAATTTTTCGTGGTTTACTCGTTGTTAGCAACAATAAATCTAAACTCTCACGTGAAGTTGGTAAATTAGGTAAAAAGTTAGGTTGATTCCATCTTTTTATAGGTGACTCTTTTGTAGTTCCATGAGGACGATAATGGTAATTATTTAAAATGAATTTTTCAAACCTTTCATTTAATTCTTCTAAAGTTAGATGTTTCTTAGATTTCTTGTTTTTAATATATCCTGGCAAAACTTCTAAGAACATCAAATTAACAGTTTGAAAAAAACGTTCAATTTTTCCACGTCCTTTTGGTATACCAACTTTAGAAAAAATAAGTTCCATTTTTAGGTTTGCTGAAACTTGTTGCATATAGTCAGAAGTATAATCTTTACCATGATCTGTATAAAATTTTTCAGGAATACCACAAATTGGCCAATTTGGATTTCCCTTTTTCCAAATTACTTGTCTAAGTACTAGTGCAGTTCTAATAGTATCTGGAGTTCCGAATTCTATTCTATAGCCTGCAATTGCTCTACTAAAATCATCTAAAACTACAGTTAACCATGGTCTTTCAAGTTTGTTTTTTTCGTTTAAAACCTCTATATCTAGCATAGTATGATCGGCTTGCCATATTTCATTAGGATAATTACATTCTCTAAGGTAAATAGCGTCGTACTTTTCAGCATATTTTTTACTATTTAAATCAGAGTAGGATTTTAAATGATTAGATATTTTTTTAATACTTGCATAAACTTGTTTATAACTAGGTAAAGGGTAATTCATTTGATTACACCAATCTATAGTTTTACGGTGTATTGATGCTATAGATATACCTTTGTTAGATAGATATTCATTTTTAATATAATTGATCGTATCTTTGTTTAATTTAACTTTATCTAAGTCCTTTCGTCTTTTGTTTATTAATCCTATTAATCCCTTATTGTCGTAGCTTTTTACCCAAGAATAAATTGTTCTTTGAGGTATTTGTTTATTATTACTAATATCTTGAACTGACTTCTGTTTTTTTATATAGGGTTCAATGATTTTATATTTTTTCATAGCTTCTTGGCGTTGAAAATGTGTGTAGTCGGCCAAATTCTTATCCATTTTAGCACCTCCATAATTTCAACTTTTTGATTCCAAAGATTTTATACATAGCCTCCTTTTAAATCATCATATAACAAAATGGTAAAATTACAACAAAAGACACACGCTAATATTATGTATTATTAGGGTAAGCCTTAATCAGTCAGTAGGCAAAGTGGTTTTTTTAAGGTTTTAATTACATGATTAGGGTGTAACAAAAGTAAAAAACGAAGATTAAAGAAAAGGAGTTCATAAAATATGAAAAAATTTATAATGGGTTTATTAGCAGGTTATGTATTAAATGAGGTAGCAAGCAAGTTTTTTAAAACAAAAGTTGAATATGGTACACCTCATTATAGTTCAAA
The genomic region above belongs to Staphylococcus durrellii and contains:
- a CDS encoding helix-turn-helix domain-containing protein is translated as MGGRPQISEDKRNYIKQLYASRTYTPSEISKMVGLSRTTIYRILKK
- a CDS encoding recombinase family protein, translating into MRKIGYARVAYPDQNLDTQITKLLMNRCNLVYSEQVNVYYKEQLELEHCLDELQTNDTLVIEKLEVLGFTPKRLIEFFENRILPYDIYLEVLDLSINTNTEEGQLFIEVFKMLSETENILLKERTTNGLEAAKERSRYGGASSNF
- a CDS encoding AAA family ATPase, with amino-acid sequence MTNKIFVETKQYRRFEEFCDNCAKYKYMGVCYGNPGVGKTFSAQYYANWDYVNPIITEFQKADDKGSNVDDDQFLNCKTIFYTAPPVRPSRIYKELLNLASELTLGKIGYRSLKKQEEFNGLEELVRLQPGNYEIDLIIIDEIDRLNYKTLEIIRDIYDQLDIGMILIGMPGIEKRLSRYPQLYSRIGFSHQFDKLTNDELKHILEYKWEELSLPVSYEDFEDYEAINTVIKITNGNFRLVQRLFSQIIRIMEINELSKITVDVIETAREGLLIGENE